AAGCGGGCGGTGGTCGGGCCGCATGACGACCGGCCCGCCGCGCGCGCCGGTCTTGACGCTCACGACGCCCTGCAGCTCGAGCAGCCGCAGCGCCTCGCGGAGCGTGCCACGTCCGACCTGCAGCTCCCCGATCAACTCACGCTCGGGAGGGAGCATCGCCCCGGGCTCGAGCTCGGACACGCGCTGCGCAAGCGCGTGCGCCACCACGACGGCGGTCTTCGCAGGCCGACGCAGCACGCTAGCGACCGTCTACCAGGGGCGAGAGACCCGTGGGCGCGTCGAGATCGATCCGCGCGGTCGCCATGACGCGTGCGAGCGTCATGTATTGCCCGATCACCAGCAGCAGCTCCACGAGCTCGCGCGGCGTGAAGCGCTCCGCCGCGGCCTCGAAAGTCTCGTCGGACGGCGATGCCTCGCGGACGACCTCCTCCGTGAAGCGGAGCAGCAGGCCGGCGTCGCCGTCGAGCGGCGCGCCGGTGCGCGCGGCCTCGATCTCGGCGGCTGTCGCGCCGGCCTCGGTCGCGATCGGCTCGTGCTGAACCCACTCGTATTGCGCGCCGGGCGTGAGCGCCGCGACCCGCAGGATCGCCAGCTCGCGCAGCCGCGCCGGGAGCGCAAGGTCGCGCAGGAGAACGGCACCGAACCGCAGCCACGGCGCGAACGCGGTTTCGGCGTGCGCGACGAGCTTGAAGATGTTGAGGTCCGGCGCCCGCTCCAGCCGCTCACGGACCCCGGGCGGCGCCGACTCGGGAGTGACGTATGGCAGCCTCGCCACCGCCTAGACCGAGCCCTCCCACCAGTGGAGGACGCGCTTCTGCACGGCGTCGGAGATCGTGACCAGAAGGACGCCGACGACGCTGAGCACGATGACGACGCAGAACGTGAGCGTCGAGTCGACCGACGAGATCGAGTTGAACAGCAGGCGCCCCATGCCGAGCCGGCCGGTCAGGATCTCAGCGGTGACCACGGCCACGAGGCCGAAGCTGATCGCGTTGGGCAGCGACGCGAACGTCCAGACCA
The sequence above is drawn from the Thermoleophilaceae bacterium genome and encodes:
- a CDS encoding carboxymuconolactone decarboxylase family protein, with the translated sequence MARLPYVTPESAPPGVRERLERAPDLNIFKLVAHAETAFAPWLRFGAVLLRDLALPARLRELAILRVAALTPGAQYEWVQHEPIATEAGATAAEIEAARTGAPLDGDAGLLLRFTEEVVREASPSDETFEAAAERFTPRELVELLLVIGQYMTLARVMATARIDLDAPTGLSPLVDGR